In uncultured Methanobacterium sp., a genomic segment contains:
- a CDS encoding DUF1616 domain-containing protein produces MDFDKTLSIIILIILIIGVIGVVYIISNPVESKGFTEFYILNSNGSAGDYPTNLTIGDKGNVLIGIVNTEHLNSNYLLKIKRNNTLLKEENVSLKNGEKKEITYNFTASTTGQYKLEFDLYKLPDTNNIYRSVFLLVNVKGY; encoded by the coding sequence ATGGACTTTGATAAAACTCTATCAATTATAATACTGATCATCCTTATCATTGGAGTGATAGGAGTGGTTTACATAATCTCAAATCCAGTTGAAAGTAAAGGTTTCACTGAATTTTACATTTTAAACAGTAATGGAAGTGCCGGAGATTATCCAACCAACTTAACCATTGGGGATAAGGGAAACGTTCTTATAGGCATAGTTAATACTGAACATTTAAATTCCAACTATCTCCTCAAGATAAAACGGAACAATACTCTGCTGAAAGAAGAAAATGTTTCTCTTAAAAATGGAGAAAAAAAAGAAATAACATATAATTTTACAGCTTCTACTACTGGTCAGTATAAACTGGAATTTGACCTTTACAAACTACCCGATACTAATAATATTTACAGATCAGTCTTTCTCTTGGTTAATGTTAAGGGGTATTGA